From the Bacillus tuaregi genome, one window contains:
- a CDS encoding aspartate kinase produces MKVVKFGGSSLASGTQVEKVFNIVLSDPERKIVVVSAPGKRYSDDIKVTDQLISLGEACLAGKAVDEELKAVLKRYALIAEELEISTAIIDEIEQSLLALMNQDKKNPELFIEAMKASGEDNNAKLIAAYFQSKGVEAYYVSPKEAGLYVTNEPGNAQVLPESYDNLYRLRERSGTLIVPGFFGYSKEGDVLTFSRSGSDITGSILANGAKADLYENFTDVDAVYTVNPSIVQNPKEIRELTYREMRELSYAGFSVFHDEALIPAFRAGIPVQVKNTNNPSAPGTKIVNKRANTNGPVIGIASDDGFCSIYVGKYLMNREIGFGRKLLQILEEFNLSYEHVPSGIDDITVILREDQMDEVTEKEVIKRIQIELHADEVEIEHHLALIMVVGEGMRHNVGTTSRAAKALADAGINIDMINQGSSEVSMMFGVKAHDEKRAVQALYNEFFASVLA; encoded by the coding sequence ATGAAGGTAGTAAAATTTGGTGGAAGCTCATTAGCATCAGGGACTCAGGTTGAAAAAGTGTTTAATATCGTTTTGTCTGATCCTGAACGAAAAATTGTTGTCGTATCAGCACCCGGTAAACGGTATAGTGATGATATTAAAGTGACAGATCAATTAATTTCATTAGGTGAAGCCTGTTTAGCAGGTAAAGCGGTTGATGAGGAATTAAAGGCCGTTTTAAAAAGATATGCACTCATTGCAGAGGAATTGGAAATCTCTACCGCCATCATTGACGAAATTGAACAAAGCCTTTTAGCGCTCATGAATCAGGATAAAAAGAATCCAGAGCTATTCATAGAAGCCATGAAAGCAAGCGGAGAAGACAATAATGCCAAGTTGATTGCTGCCTATTTTCAATCAAAAGGGGTAGAAGCCTATTATGTCAGTCCAAAAGAAGCAGGACTTTATGTAACAAACGAACCGGGCAATGCTCAAGTTCTACCAGAATCCTATGATAATTTATATCGTTTACGTGAGCGGTCAGGAACTCTCATTGTGCCTGGATTCTTTGGCTATAGTAAAGAAGGAGATGTCTTAACGTTTTCACGTAGCGGCTCTGACATCACTGGTTCGATTTTAGCTAATGGTGCGAAAGCAGACCTTTATGAAAACTTTACGGATGTGGATGCTGTTTATACGGTGAATCCTTCCATTGTCCAAAATCCAAAGGAAATTCGTGAATTAACATATCGTGAAATGCGAGAGCTCTCCTATGCAGGATTTTCTGTCTTCCATGACGAAGCCTTAATCCCGGCCTTCCGTGCAGGTATTCCTGTACAGGTGAAAAATACCAATAATCCTTCCGCACCTGGGACAAAAATTGTGAATAAGCGTGCAAATACAAATGGACCTGTGATTGGAATCGCAAGTGATGATGGCTTCTGTTCCATCTACGTTGGAAAATATCTAATGAACAGAGAAATCGGCTTCGGTCGCAAGCTTCTTCAAATTCTTGAGGAATTTAACTTGAGCTATGAGCATGTTCCGTCAGGTATTGATGATATTACGGTCATTCTTCGTGAGGACCAAATGGACGAAGTGACAGAAAAGGAAGTCATCAAGCGAATCCAAATTGAGCTTCATGCAGATGAGGTAGAGATTGAGCACCATTTAGCATTAATTATGGTTGTTGGAGAAGGCATGCGTCATAACGTTGGTACGACATCCAGAGCTGCAAAGGCACTTGCTGATGCAGGTATTAATATTGATATGATTAACCAAGGATCTTCTGAGGTAAGTATGATGTTCGGCGTGAAGGCTCACGACGAGAAAAGAGCGGTACAGGCATTATACAATGAGTTTTTTGCTTCAGTACTAGCCTAA
- a CDS encoding glutamine--tRNA ligase/YqeY domain fusion protein: protein MENNSSNFIKSIIKEDIESGKHKEIITRFPPEPNGYLHIGHAKSIVINFGLADDFNGKTNLRFDDTNPTKEDQEFVDSIKEDVSWLGFEWDGLFYASNYFDEMYERAVLLIKKGKAYVDDLTAEQIREYRGTLTEPGKMSPYRDRSIEENLDLFNRMKKGEFENGSKVLRAKIDMSSPNLNMRDPVLYRVAHATHHNTGNKWCIYPMYDFAHPLEDAIEGVTHSICTTEFEDHRPLYDWVVAECEMESKPHQYEFGRLNITNTVMSKRKLKQLVDEGYVDGWDDPRMPTISGLRRRGYTPEAIREFVKETGVSKNAGTVDSAMLEHFVREDLKLKAPRTMGILRPLKVVITNYPEGQVEMLDAEINPENPEMGSRQIPFSREIYIEQDDFIENPPKKYFRLFPGNEVRLKHAYFIKCEEVIKDENGNVIELRCTYDPETKSGTGFTGRKVKGTLHWVEATQAIPAEFRLYEPLILDEELNEAAQSGEETTFLDHVNKNSLQTVQGFIEPNMKEVKPQDKFQFFRHGYFNVDPKHSTADKSVFNMIVSLKSSFKL from the coding sequence TTGGAAAATAACTCATCAAATTTTATTAAGAGTATTATAAAGGAAGATATTGAGTCAGGAAAACATAAAGAGATTATTACTCGTTTTCCTCCTGAGCCAAACGGCTACTTACATATTGGTCATGCCAAGTCTATTGTGATCAATTTTGGGCTTGCGGATGACTTTAACGGAAAAACCAATTTACGGTTTGACGACACAAACCCAACGAAGGAAGACCAAGAATTCGTTGACTCCATAAAAGAAGATGTTTCTTGGCTTGGATTTGAGTGGGATGGTCTTTTCTACGCTTCAAACTATTTCGATGAAATGTATGAGCGTGCCGTTCTTCTCATCAAAAAAGGCAAGGCCTATGTTGATGATTTAACAGCAGAGCAAATACGTGAATACCGCGGTACCTTAACAGAGCCTGGAAAAATGAGCCCATATCGTGACCGTTCCATCGAGGAGAACCTTGACCTGTTTAATCGCATGAAAAAGGGCGAATTTGAAAACGGATCAAAGGTACTGAGAGCAAAAATCGATATGTCCTCGCCAAATTTAAATATGCGTGATCCTGTTCTTTACCGTGTTGCCCATGCAACACACCATAACACAGGCAATAAATGGTGCATTTATCCGATGTATGATTTTGCCCACCCGCTTGAGGATGCGATTGAAGGTGTGACTCATTCCATTTGTACAACTGAATTTGAGGACCACCGTCCGCTTTATGATTGGGTTGTCGCAGAATGTGAAATGGAAAGCAAGCCTCATCAATACGAGTTTGGACGCTTGAATATTACCAATACAGTAATGAGTAAACGTAAGCTGAAACAGCTGGTTGATGAAGGATATGTTGATGGCTGGGACGATCCACGTATGCCAACGATTTCCGGTCTACGCAGAAGAGGCTACACACCGGAAGCCATTCGTGAATTTGTAAAAGAAACTGGTGTATCCAAAAATGCCGGTACAGTTGACTCAGCAATGCTTGAGCACTTTGTCAGAGAGGATTTAAAGCTAAAGGCACCGCGTACAATGGGTATCCTGCGGCCGCTAAAAGTAGTCATAACAAACTATCCTGAGGGACAGGTTGAAATGCTCGATGCTGAAATTAATCCAGAAAATCCAGAAATGGGCTCAAGACAAATTCCATTCTCCCGTGAAATCTACATTGAGCAGGATGACTTCATCGAGAATCCGCCAAAGAAATATTTCCGTCTTTTCCCTGGTAATGAAGTTCGTTTGAAGCATGCTTACTTCATCAAATGTGAAGAAGTCATTAAAGATGAAAATGGGAATGTTATTGAGCTTCGTTGTACGTACGACCCAGAAACAAAAAGTGGAACTGGATTTACTGGCCGCAAGGTGAAAGGAACTCTTCATTGGGTAGAAGCAACGCAGGCTATTCCCGCTGAATTCCGTTTATATGAGCCGTTGATTTTAGACGAAGAATTAAATGAAGCTGCACAATCCGGAGAAGAAACAACCTTCCTTGACCATGTGAACAAGAATTCCCTTCAGACGGTTCAAGGCTTTATTGAACCAAATATGAAGGAAGTCAAGCCGCAGGATAAATTTCAATTTTTCCGTCATGGCTATTTCAATGTCGATCCAAAGCATTCTACAGCGGACAAATCAGTCTTTAATATGATTGTGTCTTTAAAGAGTTCATTTAAATTGTAA
- a CDS encoding excisionase family DNA-binding protein — protein MYLTIKETAEYLAVAEPVIERLIQERRIRAIHDGEQYLISKNQFTTHFKQLEKYKELVEEYYNEPIPEDRDIKDED, from the coding sequence TTGTATTTAACTATTAAAGAAACAGCTGAATATTTGGCTGTGGCGGAGCCTGTAATTGAAAGGCTTATTCAGGAAAGACGGATTCGAGCGATACATGATGGAGAGCAGTATCTCATCAGTAAGAATCAATTTACTACCCATTTTAAACAGCTGGAGAAGTATAAGGAATTGGTCGAAGAATATTATAATGAACCGATTCCTGAGGATCGAGATATTAAGGATGAGGATTAG
- the dmpG gene encoding 4-hydroxy-2-oxovalerate aldolase, which translates to MTIERDILITEVALRDGSHAVRHQYTVDQVVAVTKGLADANVPYIEVTHGDGLAGSSLQYGLSKVNEMELIEAAASVAGDSKVAVLLLPGIGTLTELREAANLGAKMVRVATHVTEADVAPQHIALGKELGMEAVGFLMMAHMAPIEKLVEQAKLMESYGADIVYVTDSAGYLLPEQVTERINALRQELQCEIGFHGHNNLSMAMANTVAAIKAGATRIDGSVRCFGAGAGNTQTEALVAVCERMGIKTGIDLYKIEDVAEEIVAPLLPVTPTITREAITLGYAGVYSTFAYHAKRAGEKFGIDARDILIELGKRQVVGGQEDMIIDVAAELAKAKTVASK; encoded by the coding sequence ATGACAATCGAAAGAGATATATTAATAACTGAAGTAGCCCTACGTGATGGAAGCCACGCTGTTAGACACCAATACACAGTAGACCAAGTAGTTGCTGTAACAAAAGGATTAGCTGATGCAAATGTACCTTATATCGAAGTAACACATGGTGACGGATTAGCAGGATCTTCATTACAATACGGCTTATCTAAAGTAAATGAAATGGAATTAATTGAAGCAGCAGCATCTGTTGCAGGCGATTCTAAGGTTGCCGTTCTATTATTACCAGGTATCGGAACACTTACTGAATTAAGAGAAGCTGCAAACCTTGGTGCAAAAATGGTTCGTGTTGCAACACACGTAACAGAAGCTGACGTAGCACCACAGCATATTGCTCTTGGTAAAGAATTAGGAATGGAAGCTGTTGGGTTCCTTATGATGGCTCATATGGCTCCAATTGAAAAATTAGTTGAGCAGGCTAAATTAATGGAAAGCTATGGAGCAGACATTGTTTATGTAACTGACTCTGCTGGTTATTTACTTCCTGAGCAAGTAACAGAACGCATTAATGCTCTAAGACAAGAGCTACAATGTGAAATTGGTTTCCACGGCCATAACAACCTATCTATGGCAATGGCAAACACGGTTGCAGCGATTAAAGCTGGTGCAACTCGTATTGACGGAAGTGTTCGCTGCTTCGGTGCAGGTGCAGGTAACACACAAACAGAAGCACTTGTAGCTGTTTGTGAGCGTATGGGAATCAAAACTGGTATTGATTTATATAAAATCGAAGATGTTGCAGAAGAAATTGTTGCACCACTTCTACCAGTAACACCAACGATTACAAGAGAAGCGATCACACTTGGCTATGCAGGTGTATACTCTACATTCGCTTACCATGCAAAACGTGCAGGTGAAAAATTTGGCATCGACGCTCGTGATATCCTAATCGAATTAGGTAAACGTCAAGTTGTCGGTGGACAAGAAGATATGATCATTGATGTTGCTGCAGAGCTAGCTAAAGCAAAAACAGTAGCTTCTAAATAA
- a CDS encoding GTP-binding protein — protein sequence MTTEKQLIEKMYYETFLKGDPNLAPIQVLGEAYMEEQKKDIPDLSAIRFAQGEIYFHHKDYEAAIFKWENIQNEWEPWAKKNMADAYFELGLLPTAEEIYKAIDTEDRILQTEVALQLFSLYIKQKNSDSASLVIKETVAQNPDYENVTVLARSFFEEHQDWASAIDLAWDEAIRLESLEWYDVMIGYAQKGVTQMKEPVFFEEGLYILATVNSERFEKLASALWNNFKKSEAHLSWVVVMDRVISRITPENIGSWSILSSLYEESYLRLINGTHLIREVGATIPNLLTNWMKICVSGHALKAATAVISWNEMFPRTLEPPIVYEAENQLLELEKQTSGYEEAVRLSNEVLHWATKQDLHVTKSLTWIMNAIKNQESYKLLVVGTDESGKSTVINSMVGYDILPEDNKALVLLDYHEVPGIKEIADSEIIEVEQIEEQPSFRYQRSYHAKLKSPFMQKHEIALMDTPSINDSDEVLSCLHAADGVLFVLNANNPFTEREQETLKQLREEMPNIDIHFLLNKMDAVYDERDKTIVETKTRVKSSMPNAGVFAFSPHYDDNSQASDFGKFFATHYKQKSLIAGRTTNLLYFVRRLIMYLLNKRIEKENSLVDSIKWNEEMVSKLNGAIHQIGDKELEKVRVISKGYQSIKDKMKTELVEKIPQILRGSSEYIKENSDFGKLHLELNEEMNKRVEHYLVENALPTYYQYIQSWIQDSTAEFNEVQLSMNEMCESFNALYDEEKLQLDCDFKVLDDWNRDADRLTTGIHWEKMNILLRFTPSQFLLKSAGKLLGSLSQNKSMLYNKYKQYVETEDYHEAATLIANKFLQPFELFERSIERDIKMFFRNPLAVLNQTVEESRIEIAVNKEALSKMRENPEWYQDPLTFFELKLRQNEWLDQKESKIPV from the coding sequence GTGACAACAGAAAAACAGTTGATAGAAAAAATGTATTATGAAACCTTTCTGAAGGGTGATCCGAACCTGGCTCCAATCCAAGTTCTCGGAGAAGCATATATGGAAGAGCAGAAGAAGGATATTCCAGATTTATCAGCCATCCGATTTGCTCAAGGAGAAATATATTTTCATCATAAGGATTACGAAGCAGCGATTTTTAAATGGGAGAATATCCAAAATGAATGGGAGCCATGGGCGAAGAAAAATATGGCTGATGCCTATTTTGAATTGGGACTCTTGCCAACTGCAGAAGAAATCTACAAAGCGATTGATACAGAGGATCGAATATTGCAGACTGAAGTCGCTCTACAATTATTCTCTTTATATATAAAACAGAAAAATTCCGATTCTGCTAGCCTGGTAATCAAGGAAACGGTTGCGCAAAATCCGGATTATGAAAATGTCACAGTGCTGGCGCGCTCCTTTTTTGAAGAACACCAGGACTGGGCAAGCGCCATTGACCTTGCTTGGGATGAAGCAATCAGGCTTGAATCACTGGAATGGTATGATGTGATGATTGGCTATGCACAAAAAGGGGTCACGCAAATGAAGGAGCCGGTCTTCTTCGAAGAGGGCCTGTATATTTTAGCAACAGTGAACAGCGAACGTTTTGAAAAACTGGCGTCTGCACTATGGAATAATTTTAAAAAAAGTGAAGCCCACCTATCCTGGGTGGTTGTCATGGACCGTGTCATATCAAGAATAACTCCGGAAAACATCGGTTCCTGGAGCATACTTTCAAGTTTATACGAGGAGTCTTATTTGCGTTTAATTAATGGGACGCACTTAATTCGAGAAGTCGGAGCCACAATACCTAACCTATTAACAAACTGGATGAAGATATGTGTGTCAGGTCATGCATTGAAGGCAGCTACAGCAGTGATTTCCTGGAATGAAATGTTTCCTAGAACGCTAGAGCCTCCGATTGTCTATGAGGCAGAAAATCAACTGTTGGAGCTGGAAAAGCAAACGAGTGGCTATGAGGAAGCAGTCAGGCTGTCAAATGAAGTATTACATTGGGCGACAAAGCAGGATTTGCATGTCACTAAATCGTTGACATGGATTATGAATGCCATCAAGAATCAAGAATCGTATAAGCTTCTAGTAGTTGGGACAGATGAAAGTGGAAAATCTACTGTCATTAATTCAATGGTTGGTTATGATATTCTTCCTGAAGATAACAAAGCGTTGGTGCTGCTAGATTATCATGAGGTGCCTGGAATCAAAGAAATTGCTGACTCTGAAATTATTGAGGTAGAACAAATTGAAGAGCAGCCATCATTTCGTTATCAGCGCTCTTATCATGCAAAGCTGAAGAGTCCTTTCATGCAGAAGCATGAGATTGCCCTCATGGACACACCTAGTATCAACGATAGTGATGAAGTCCTCTCCTGTTTACATGCAGCCGATGGTGTGTTGTTTGTCTTGAATGCAAATAATCCTTTTACAGAAAGAGAGCAGGAGACACTTAAGCAATTAAGAGAGGAAATGCCAAATATAGACATACACTTCCTTTTAAATAAAATGGATGCAGTCTATGATGAACGTGATAAGACAATCGTTGAGACAAAGACAAGAGTGAAAAGCAGTATGCCAAATGCCGGTGTATTTGCCTTTTCTCCACATTATGATGACAACAGCCAAGCAAGTGATTTTGGAAAATTCTTTGCTACCCATTATAAGCAAAAAAGTCTAATTGCTGGACGGACAACGAACCTGCTTTATTTTGTCAGAAGACTCATCATGTATTTATTGAATAAACGAATTGAAAAAGAAAATTCCCTCGTTGACTCAATCAAGTGGAATGAAGAAATGGTGTCAAAATTAAATGGCGCCATCCATCAAATCGGCGACAAAGAGCTAGAAAAGGTACGGGTAATATCAAAGGGCTATCAGTCCATTAAGGATAAAATGAAAACAGAGTTAGTCGAAAAAATCCCACAAATTTTAAGAGGCAGCTCAGAGTATATTAAGGAAAATAGTGATTTCGGGAAATTACATCTAGAGTTAAACGAAGAGATGAATAAGCGTGTCGAGCATTACTTAGTCGAAAATGCTCTGCCTACCTATTACCAATATATCCAAAGCTGGATTCAGGACAGTACGGCAGAGTTTAATGAAGTTCAGTTATCGATGAATGAGATGTGCGAAAGCTTCAATGCTTTGTATGATGAGGAAAAGCTGCAGCTTGACTGTGATTTTAAGGTGCTCGATGATTGGAATCGTGATGCGGATCGTTTAACAACCGGGATTCACTGGGAAAAAATGAATATTCTTCTCCGATTCACCCCATCTCAGTTTTTATTAAAGAGTGCGGGGAAATTGCTTGGCAGTCTATCGCAAAATAAATCTATGCTATACAACAAGTATAAACAATATGTGGAAACTGAGGATTATCATGAAGCAGCCACTTTAATTGCAAATAAATTTCTACAGCCGTTTGAACTGTTTGAAAGGTCTATTGAACGTGATATCAAAATGTTCTTCCGGAATCCATTGGCAGTCTTAAATCAAACCGTTGAGGAATCTCGAATAGAAATTGCTGTTAATAAAGAAGCGTTAAGCAAGATGCGGGAAAATCCTGAATGGTATCAGGATCCACTAACCTTCTTTGAGCTCAAGCTTCGACAAAATGAGTGGCTGGACCAAAAAGAAAGTAAAATACCTGTTTAA
- a CDS encoding YbaN family protein, protein MPNGREINIIKTIVNVLFIIAGFLSLGLGMIGIILPLIPTTPLFLLAAFCFVKGSKKFDRWFKGTDLYRKYLEDFVRDKSMTRKQKWTILLFADVMILIAFFLTDKIFVKIILLLVIAYKYYYFMTKIKTIKE, encoded by the coding sequence ATGCCTAATGGAAGGGAGATAAATATCATTAAAACGATTGTCAACGTACTTTTCATCATAGCAGGATTTTTATCTCTTGGCTTAGGAATGATAGGAATTATTTTGCCGTTAATACCCACAACGCCGTTATTCCTTCTAGCGGCTTTTTGCTTTGTTAAAGGGTCTAAGAAATTTGATCGCTGGTTTAAAGGAACTGATTTATATAGGAAATATTTAGAGGACTTTGTTAGGGATAAATCAATGACGCGTAAGCAAAAGTGGACTATTCTACTGTTTGCAGATGTCATGATTTTAATTGCCTTTTTCCTTACTGACAAAATTTTTGTAAAAATTATTTTGTTGCTTGTGATTGCTTATAAATACTATTATTTTATGACTAAAATAAAGACGATTAAGGAATAG
- a CDS encoding MATE family efflux transporter, which yields MNEHKDSYKEQTLFQITWPLFIEIALHMSMGIIATFMLGHYSDSAAAGVGVANQLLNIFILVFNVTSVGATILIGQKIGAGQLPQARQMARSAFGINFWFGIIVALIVYIFGEHFLTLFDVEGKIFEYGLIFIKICGLSLFLESLSLALSAVLRSYGYTKESMFVTVLMNLISIGGNILALSGIFGLPITGVIGVSWAIVVARAISVIVLLYVIYKKLSFSLKLQDLFRIKLEDFRGLLSIGIPSAGESLSYQFSQLIITGIVVSLGASSLAARVYILNISMVCFMFTMAIAMGTQLLVARYIGGKQYERAFRRGMRTLKISMVASLAVSLLIAFIGSPVLSIFTDDVNILTVGIPVLWAIVFIEPGRAMNIVLMNSLKSTGDARFPLITGIIFMWGIAVVFSYILGVHFGLGLLGVWIAQGMDEWIRGLLALKRWNSRPWERKITVSHLRTKKA from the coding sequence TTGAATGAACATAAGGACAGCTATAAAGAACAAACTCTTTTTCAAATAACTTGGCCTCTCTTTATTGAAATAGCATTGCATATGAGTATGGGGATTATTGCTACCTTTATGCTTGGTCATTACTCAGACTCTGCTGCAGCAGGAGTTGGGGTTGCAAACCAACTGCTGAATATTTTTATTCTGGTTTTCAACGTAACCTCCGTAGGTGCTACCATACTAATTGGTCAAAAAATAGGGGCAGGACAGCTACCGCAAGCCAGACAGATGGCCCGCTCTGCCTTTGGAATAAATTTTTGGTTTGGAATCATCGTTGCTCTCATCGTCTATATTTTTGGCGAACACTTCCTTACATTATTTGATGTTGAAGGAAAAATATTTGAGTATGGATTAATTTTCATCAAGATTTGCGGGCTTTCACTGTTTCTCGAATCCCTCTCACTTGCACTTAGTGCCGTACTTAGAAGCTATGGCTACACAAAGGAATCCATGTTTGTCACTGTACTGATGAACCTGATAAGTATAGGGGGTAATATTCTTGCCCTCTCTGGAATATTTGGTCTACCAATAACTGGGGTAATCGGTGTTTCATGGGCGATTGTCGTAGCAAGGGCCATATCGGTTATCGTACTCCTTTATGTGATTTATAAAAAGCTATCATTCTCATTGAAATTACAAGACCTATTTAGAATTAAACTGGAGGATTTCCGAGGACTTCTTTCCATTGGCATCCCGTCTGCTGGTGAAAGTCTGTCCTATCAATTCTCACAATTAATCATTACGGGTATTGTCGTTTCTCTTGGTGCTTCATCCCTTGCAGCCCGTGTTTATATTCTCAACATTTCCATGGTCTGTTTTATGTTCACGATGGCCATTGCCATGGGGACACAGCTTTTAGTTGCTCGTTATATTGGTGGCAAACAATATGAACGTGCTTTTCGACGCGGAATGCGTACATTGAAAATTTCCATGGTAGCCTCTCTCGCTGTTTCATTACTGATTGCATTTATTGGTTCACCTGTTCTAAGTATATTTACAGATGATGTAAATATACTAACTGTCGGTATACCTGTGCTATGGGCTATAGTATTCATTGAACCTGGAAGAGCGATGAACATCGTATTAATGAACTCTTTAAAATCAACCGGTGATGCACGTTTTCCACTTATTACAGGTATCATCTTCATGTGGGGAATAGCCGTAGTTTTCAGCTATATATTGGGTGTTCATTTTGGGTTAGGGCTACTCGGTGTTTGGATTGCCCAAGGAATGGATGAATGGATCAGAGGTCTCCTCGCACTGAAACGCTGGAATAGCAGACCATGGGAAAGAAAAATAACAGTAAGTCATTTACGGACAAAAAAAGCTTAG
- the dat gene encoding D-amino-acid transaminase, with protein MEIGYINGNYIGLNEKAVPIEERGQQFGDGIYEVIRVYNGKAFMLQEHLERLIKSGNAIKLPIKQKIEDFRSLINEAIVQSGLTDSCVYLQITRGISARNHLFPDVPISISMTVKPIIPLAKSIRENGASAIFHDDERWANCYIKSLNLLPNVLARQTAYEQNCVEAILVRDGMVTEGTSSNVFIVKQGKVYTAPLSRYILAGITRVAVKNICEAESISFIEQSFSKEVLTKADEVFITNTTSEIVPIVEVEGHMIGTGRPGEVSRKLYNKLQQLVADLKE; from the coding sequence GTGGAGATTGGCTATATAAATGGTAATTACATTGGATTGAATGAAAAGGCTGTCCCTATTGAGGAGAGAGGACAACAATTTGGGGATGGCATTTATGAAGTTATTCGTGTATACAATGGTAAAGCCTTTATGTTACAGGAGCACTTGGAAAGACTAATAAAAAGCGGAAATGCCATTAAACTCCCAATTAAACAGAAAATCGAGGACTTTCGAAGCTTAATTAACGAAGCCATCGTTCAATCAGGGTTAACAGACAGCTGTGTCTACTTACAAATAACGCGGGGAATATCAGCAAGAAATCACCTTTTTCCAGACGTACCTATTTCTATTTCGATGACTGTCAAACCGATTATTCCTTTGGCAAAATCGATTCGTGAGAACGGAGCATCAGCTATTTTCCATGACGATGAACGCTGGGCTAATTGTTATATCAAATCATTAAACTTACTACCAAATGTTTTAGCAAGACAAACCGCCTATGAGCAGAATTGCGTTGAAGCGATATTGGTTCGGGACGGAATGGTAACAGAGGGAACAAGCTCCAATGTTTTTATTGTGAAACAAGGTAAGGTGTATACAGCACCACTATCAAGGTATATTCTTGCTGGTATAACTCGAGTGGCTGTTAAGAATATATGTGAAGCAGAGAGTATTTCATTCATAGAACAGTCTTTTTCAAAAGAGGTGCTCACAAAGGCCGATGAAGTATTTATTACCAATACAACCTCAGAAATTGTCCCCATCGTTGAAGTGGAAGGGCATATGATAGGCACTGGACGTCCGGGAGAAGTATCAAGGAAGCTTTATAATAAACTGCAGCAACTTGTTGCAGACTTAAAGGAGTAA
- a CDS encoding dipeptidase: MNIIDLHCDALMKLRDARGTLSFADGANLNTNKEKLKKGNVKVQCFAIFIEPEMPSDQQFQAALEQIDYFYRDVLAKNPDMKQITKWSDFDRLLDNEIGAMLTLEGVEAIGNDLSKLHILYQLGVRSVGLTWNHANLAADGALEPRGGGLTAFGKEIVRWNNEHRVLTDVSHLCEQSFWDVMQLAEYPIASHSNSRKLCNHPRNLTDEQARAMFKSGGMIHVVYYPDFIREEGAPATIDDIIAHIDHFCSLGGRKQIGLGSDFDGISTFVHHLEDASKHPNLIEKLLRYFKEEDVKGFAYQNFLDHRPQDL; encoded by the coding sequence ATGAATATTATTGACCTTCATTGTGATGCATTAATGAAGCTAAGGGATGCTAGAGGGACATTATCCTTCGCTGACGGTGCTAATTTAAATACAAATAAGGAAAAGTTAAAAAAAGGAAATGTTAAGGTGCAATGCTTTGCCATCTTTATTGAGCCGGAAATGCCATCAGACCAGCAATTTCAAGCTGCGCTTGAACAAATTGACTATTTCTATCGTGATGTATTGGCAAAGAATCCAGATATGAAGCAGATAACAAAATGGTCTGATTTTGACCGGCTACTGGACAATGAAATCGGTGCGATGTTGACCCTTGAGGGAGTAGAGGCGATTGGAAATGACCTCTCAAAGCTTCATATCCTCTATCAGCTTGGTGTTCGTTCTGTAGGTTTAACGTGGAATCATGCCAATCTAGCTGCTGACGGTGCGTTAGAGCCTAGAGGTGGAGGCTTGACTGCATTTGGGAAGGAGATTGTCAGATGGAATAATGAGCATCGTGTATTAACCGATGTCTCCCATTTATGTGAGCAATCCTTTTGGGATGTGATGCAGCTAGCGGAATATCCGATTGCTAGCCACTCAAATTCCCGCAAGCTTTGTAATCATCCCCGTAATTTAACTGATGAGCAGGCAAGAGCGATGTTTAAAAGCGGAGGTATGATACATGTAGTATATTATCCTGATTTTATTAGAGAAGAGGGGGCCCCGGCAACAATTGACGATATCATTGCTCACATTGATCACTTTTGCTCCTTAGGAGGAAGAAAACAGATTGGACTTGGCTCTGATTTCGATGGAATATCTACTTTCGTTCATCATTTAGAAGACGCATCTAAGCATCCAAACTTAATTGAGAAGCTTTTACGATACTTTAAGGAAGAGGATGTAAAAGGATTTGCCTATCAAAATTTTCTTGATCACAGGCCGCAGGATTTGTAG